Below is a window of Ochotona princeps isolate mOchPri1 chromosome 19, mOchPri1.hap1, whole genome shotgun sequence DNA.
GCCCACCAGCACGCGCACGCTCACGTTGGCGCTGAGTGCGGGCGAGCCCTGGTCGCGGGCCTGCAGCGTGAGGTGGAAGGCGCGCAGCTGCTCGTGGTCCAGGGCGCGCTGCGCGAACAGCACGCCACTGTGTGCGCTCACTGACACGTAGGACGCCAGCGTTTGTGCCTCCAGGTCGCTGGCCACGATGGAGTAGGTGACCTGCCCATTGGAGCCCAGATCTGGGTCGGAGGCGCTGACCTGCGCGATGGAGGCTCCTGGGGGATTGTTCTCTGCCACGTGGACCACGTAGGAGGGCTGCTGGAAGACAGGCGCGTTGTCGTTGACATCGCCAATGTGCACTGTGACACTTGAGCTTGAGGAGAGTGGTGGCTTGCCTCTGTCAGTGGCCGTGATGGTGACATTGTACTCTGCAGTCTGTTCCCGGTCAAGGACTCCATCTGTCACCAATTTGTATGAAATTTTGGACGAGGAGATTATCTTAAAAGGGACATCACCTTCTAATTCACAATTAACATCCCCATTTCCCCCGGAATCCTTGTCATATACCTTGATCAGAGCTATTAGTGTTCCAGGCACGGAATCTTCCAGAATCATGTCCAGGACTGAGTGGAACCTGACTTCTGGGCTGTTGTCATTTTCATCCTGAATTTTAATTTCAACTGTACATTGTGCAACCAATCCCCCACCATCTCTGCCTTCCACTACTAGGGAATACTCCTTGGTTTCTTCATAGTCCAGCGATCGCCGAGTAGTCATTTCCCCACTCTTGGGATTCAGATCAAAGACCTGGCTAGTTCTCTGGAAGGAATATGTGATTTCTGCGTTGACGTCCTCGTCCTGGTCGCTGGCTGACACCTGCAGCACCACGGTGCCCCGGGGCGAGTTTTCCCGAAGGCTGACCCTGTACACCTCCTGGGTGAACACAGGGGGGTTGTCGTTGGCGTCAGTGACCCTGATCCTCAGCTCAGCGGTCCCGCTTAGGGCCGGGTCTCCGCCGTCCCAGGCCGTCAGGACTAGCCTGTGCTCACTTCGTTCTTCCCGATCCAGGGATTTCTCCAGTACCAGTTCCGGGTATTTACTGCCGTCTTCTTTCTCCTTATTTATCAAGGAGAAACTAGCACTAGGAGACAGTTGATAATTCTGTAGAGCGTTTAAGCCAATATCGGAGTCTTCTGCAGCTTCCAATATGAATCGTGCCCCTGGATGAGCAGACTCACTGATGTGTAGCTCAAAGAAACTTTGGGTGAATTTGGGCGCGTGGTCATTAATGTCCTCAACTTCCACGTTCACGTGATAGAAGTTTAGCGGGTTTtcagccacagcctccagctCCAGAGAGCAGGCAGGCTTCCTCCCGCAGAGCTGCTCCCTGTCCAGCCTGCCGCTCACCACCAGCTCCCCGCTCTCGGCACGCACGCTCAGGTAAGGCTTCTCGGAACTCAGGCGCAGTTTGCGAGCCGCTACCCCGGGGACGCTGATGCCCAGGTCCCTGGCGAGGTGCCCCACCACCGTTCCCACGGGCATCTCCTCGCGGATCCTGTAGCGGAGCTGCTCTGAGAGCGCCCGGCAGAACaaaggcagctgcagcagcagtagcagcagcaaggcAAAGAGCAGCGTCCGCGGGTGTGCGCGCCCCCTCGCCCAGGCGCCGCtccctcttcccatccctcctctcccctaggcTTGCTCACCAGCCTGCGGGCACCTGGCCACAAATCCCCTCTGTAGTGCAGTGATTCTCAGCTCCAAACGGGCTAGGCTTGCAAGTGCGGGTCAGAGATTGTTCTTGTTTGGTTCAGGAAGCCTGGCAAAGGCACCGGCCCGGGGCTCTGCAGTGGGGCTGTCCTGGAAAGCCCGGAGCGGCTGCGCGAGGAGAGGGCGCGGGCTCCGCTCTCTACTTTGGCCAACAGCGGCGCCCAGAGTCCACACAGGGGAACTGCAGCCTCTCCTGCTTGGGCTAAACCAGACTAGTGACTATTTTTGGGACTAAGGAAAAAATGCTGTTTTTAATGACCATGTATTTAACAACTATCATCCAGCTGTATCTCAGGCATATCTTTTATTGTTCCAACCTTTTACCAGTAATAAATTGCTTTTTCAAAGCACAGCTACCATTCTGCAAGCTTGTGGAATTCTGACATTCAGTTAGCTTTTGGCCTTGCAGTGCAAGAATGAGTAAGAGCTGATCTCACTGACAGACTCCCCTGTCTATTAATTCACAAGTTCGTCCTCTGTATTAGCTGCTATACAGGCAATATTTCTTTCGTTTCGTTTGTTGATTGCCCTGGTTTTCCCTCAATATCTGCAGGCTTTGTTGCTGTTTCCCATCACACCCACTGGAAAACATCAATACCTTCGACAATTATTGTGTAAAGTTGCACCACTCTGTACCCACCCCCCAGACATCTCTTCCTCCCAATATCAATTCTGTCCTTATATACAAAATAGATCGTTACTGATCTGATTTCTTGAAGATATACTCATCCCAGACAGGAACTATTCTCTCTGCGATTGAGCCAAGAGATGATATACCCTTCCAAGTCTTTCTCCTTCATGTCTCAAAGGTACATGGCTAATATGCTTCCAGTCATTGcacataaattcttttttaaattgtaatgCATTAATCGTATGTATCCCACAAAGGAGTGTTCCATTAGACCACACTATTTTCCTGTCTCCTTACCCACATTATATTGAACTTTGAATCAGGAAAGTGTTTTTTGATGTACATATTTACATAAATCCATGAAATGGTGTCATATTTGGCCTTTCTACTACAAcagttaaatttaaaagaaaattagagaACAGTTTCAGAAATAGTAcaaacgtgttttttttttttttaaaccagaatgCTTGCTCacacttttaaaagttttgaGCTGTGGATAACATAACTCTCCCTTCAGATGGCTCTGCCCCATAACATGACAGTAAGAGATAACTTTCACTCCTCTACATGCAACATAGGATGGAACACTATGCAATTCTAGTGAGGTATGCTATTCATTAATAATAATTGACTTATCAAGGCTTCCACTTCCTCCTGATAACAAAAGAGGGTGTGGAGACAGGAGCTCTGGCCCACTGCATTAAGTTTTGTTTGGGAACTTTCCATCCTGAATGTAAGTGCCCTTGGAGTTGGGGTTtctctgcttcggatccagcttcctgctaatgcaaggaGAAGGCAcataagatggctcaagttctaggGCCCCTGACACACACATCATGAGACCTAGTGAAATTTTAGAGTTActggcttcaacatggcccagCATTGTTGGTTGCAGGCGTTTGGAAGAGTACACCAgctcatggaagatctctctccttctctctctctgtctctcaaatgaggaagtataaacattttaaaatcataaaattgaGTAGGGCCGggcgtgacagcctagtggctaaagtccttgccttgaacatattgggatcccatacggttgccagttctaatcccagcagcctcacttcccatccagctccctggttgtgaccttgaaagcaattgaggatggcccaagcccttgggatcctgcacctgtgttgggagaccccaaagaatctcctggcattcctggctctgaattggctcagctctttcaactccagcctttgtgctcacttggggagtgaaccattcgacagaagatcttctgctctgctctcctcctctctgcatatctgactttccaataaatacaaataaaactttaaaaaataaaattaaattgggtaaatgttttgttctttttaaaatatatatttaaggcctgacacaatggctctattggctaatcctcccttctCAAatcctgtgatcccatatgggcccccgCTTAGTATTCTGGCAGCTAttcttcacatccagttccctgcttttagCCTGTGAAAATAGTGGAGAATGTCCCAAATCCTCAGACTCTGGACACactgggaggctcctggcttgagttcAGTTCAgttacagccattgtggctacttcagaagtgaactagtagatgaaagatctaaCTCTGTCTATCCTTccttctgttaatctgccttttcaataaacattgataaatctattaaaatttttttattacagccagatatacacagaggagagacagagaggaagatcttccgtccgatgattcactccccaagtgagccgcaacgggccgatgctgtgccgatccgatgccaggaaccaggaacctcttccaggtctcccacgcgggtgcagagccccaatgcattgggccgtcctcaactgctttcccaggccacaagcagggagctggatgggaagtggagctgccgggattagaaccagcgcccatatgagatcccggggctttcaaggcaaggactttagccgctaggccacgccgccgggcccaaaaaatctattaaaatttaaaatacataattcaaTTTGGATGCAAACAGACATTTTCTTCCACcagttgcaaatattttctttcgtATTTTTACAAACTTGCTTTCAAGGGCCTGgtacggcagcctagtggctgaagtcctcacctacatgtgtcaggatcccatatgagcaccaggtaggcctgtttccttttctggcagtcccacttctcatacagctccTTGCCTGAGaccttgggaaaacagtcaaggacagtccaaagccttgggacctgcacccgcatgggagatccagaagaggctcggggctcctggcttcagattagctcattactggctgttgcggccatttggggagtgaatcaacagatggaagattttgctctgtgtgttccctcctctctgtatatctgactttccaataaaaataacgtGAATCTTAAACTAAATTGTTTTCTATAGTTTAAAATGCCATTATGTTgctttttaaacacttatttttttattggaatatcagatttacaaagaggtggagagacagaaatgtcttctggcttactcctcaagtggctgcaatggccagttcgGAGCTGATCTGAGGTCAGGACCCAttagccagaaacctcttctgcatctcccacatgggtgcagggtcccaagtctttgccattctcaactgcttttccaggcagctggatgtgaagtggagcatcttggcaatgaaccagtgcccttttaggatcctgacacatgcaaggtgaggacttttagcttctaggctactgtgcagggcctaTGAAATTGCATTTCTTATCTGATGACtgctttttgtttatattttacgGGAGAAGGAATCGCCATTCTAGCCTTTAGATTCCATATGTTCATCTACATGGGCCCACGTAACCACTCTCACAAACACATTCACATGTTAAAGTCCAATTTCACCCCCAACCAAAATCATGCTTTTGAAACACTCTATGACTAAATTACAGTTTAGTTGGGACCTGATGACAAGGTAGACTGCAGAGAAGAGATCCaaagtaaagaaatcttcaaGAATTTAGGTAAGGCCTTAACactaaacataattttaaaaatcatagtacATGTTTTACTGAATACAAGAATGTGGTGGTTACAAAAATTTTCTATGCAtgcttgcatacacacacacacacacacaccccttaaaGAACAATGTGTGGCAAGTGAATAATGATAAATGTAAATTAAGGAGTTTTTAAAAGGTTGTCTAAGCCTTTCAATGTAAATGAAATAATAGCTTATGCTGATGAGAGTTTTACAGAATCACCAATATATTAGACAAGAGATACTCGTGGTATGCCTTTTCAGTGATCACCACAGTCTAATCTTCAAAACCCTTAGATCACTGCAAACACAATGGAACTGCAAGAGGAAGAACTGAACTCACCTGAGCACAAGCAGCTTCATCCTTACATTCCTGAAAATCTACAGATGTCAACAAAGAGGCATTTTTCCCACAGCTCTCCTGGCTGATGAGTGTGTCTGCGTAGTTGGGCTGTGGGAAGATGAGGTGACTCTTTCTGGAGTCTGTGGTCAGGGAAACCTCATGCGAGTAGGTCTGCAGGAAAGCCTGTACCCCGTCAATGCCCATGAAGTGTGGGGCTGGGATGCCTGACAACCGATCACCTGCAGAATGCAGGAGGCGGGAGTGGTGCCAGCGCCTCAGCCTGAGTGCCACCAGCACAATCACAAAGGCCAGGAAGACACATGACACTGTGGCCACTGCCACCACAAGGTACAGCGTGAGGTCAGAATCGTCTTGGTCATTAGCAGTTCGAACACTTCCCAAGTCGGCTAAGACCTCTGGGATGCTGTCGGCCACGGCCACTGTGAGCGTGACAGTGGCCGAGAGAGGCGGCTGCCCGTGGTCCTGGACAGCCACCACCAGGCTCTGCTTGAGTGCATCTCTGTCCAGCAGGGCCCGCGCTGTGCGCACCTCGCCCGTGTGCAGCCCCACAGAGAACAGCCCTGGCTCACTGGCCTTGAGCAGCCGGTAGGACAGCCAGGCGTTCTGGCCAGAGTCCCTGTCCACTGCCACCACCTTGGTCACCAGGTAGCCAGGTTCTGCGGAGCGGGGTGCCAGCTCCACGCC
It encodes the following:
- the LOC131482689 gene encoding protocadherin gamma-B5-like, encoding MGRGSGAWARGRAHPRTLLFALLLLLLLQLPLFCRALSEQLRYRIREEMPVGTVVGHLARDLGISVPGVAARKLRLSSEKPYLSVRAESGELVVSGRLDREQLCGRKPACSLELEAVAENPLNFYHVNVEVEDINDHAPKFTQSFFELHISESAHPGARFILEAAEDSDIGLNALQNYQLSPSASFSLINKEKEDGSKYPELVLEKSLDREERSEHRLVLTAWDGGDPALSGTAELRIRVTDANDNPPVFTQEVYRVSLRENSPRGTVVLQVSASDQDEDVNAEITYSFQRTSQVFDLNPKSGEMTTRRSLDYEETKEYSLVVEGRDGGGLVAQCTVEIKIQDENDNSPEVRFHSVLDMILEDSVPGTLIALIKVYDKDSGGNGDVNCELEGDVPFKIISSSKISYKLVTDGVLDREQTAEYNVTITATDRGKPPLSSSSSVTVHIGDVNDNAPVFQQPSYVVHVAENNPPGASIAQVSASDPDLGSNGQVTYSIVASDLEAQTLASYVSVSAHSGVLFAQRALDHEQLRAFHLTLQARDQGSPALSANVSVRVLVGDRNDNAPRVLYPALAPDGSALFDTVPRAAEPGYLVTKVVAVDADSGHNAWLSYHVLQASEPGLFSLGLRTGEVRTARALGDRDAARQRLLVAVRDGGQPPLSATATLHLVFADSLQEVPPDLSEHAAPSDPQGELQFYLVLALAAISVLFLLTVILAIALRLRRSSSSAMGGCFQPGAVCSKSGPGMPPRYSEGTLPYSYNLCVAHTGKTEFSVLNTSEQLSTGQDILCGDPSGSLFPLSTPSEPTSQPEILTPVSFTYDCTSFPASI